The Impatiens glandulifera chromosome 8, dImpGla2.1, whole genome shotgun sequence genome includes a window with the following:
- the LOC124912147 gene encoding 6,7-dimethyl-8-ribityllumazine synthase, chloroplastic: protein MAAAFGTATVAAAAATLAGKRVSNDIHFCSHTTPRFIRSGWSLAPEKLQIKAYSTPIGENPARSRSSIVRTAAVRQLTGPITATEGLRFAVVVARFNEIVTRPLLEGALDTFRKYSVKEEDIDVVWVPGCFEIGLVAERMGKTRKYNAILCIGAVIRGDTTHYDAVANSAASGVMTAGLNSGVPCIFGVLTCENMDQALNRAGGKSGNKGSETALTAIEMASLFEHHLKP from the exons ATGGCCGCCGCTTTTGGTACCGCCAccgtcgccgccgccgccgccaccTTAGCCGGAAAAAGGGTTTCAAATGACATCCATTTCTGCTCCCATACTACCCCGCGGTTCATTCGAAGCGGATGGTCTCTTGCCCCTGAGAAACTACAGATCAAAGCATATTCTACTCCAATTGGAG AGAACCCAGCTCGTTCAAGGTCTTCAATCGTGCGAACCGCAGCTGTCCGGCAATTAACTGGACCCATTACTGCAACTGAGGGTTTACGTTTTGCTGTT GTTGTAGCCAGATTTAATGAAATTGTGACAAGACCCTTATTAGAGGGAGCTTTGGATACTTTCAGAAAATATTCAGTTaaagaagaagacattgat GTAGTGTGGGTTCCTGGTTGTTTTGAGATTGGTCTAGTTGCAGAAAGGATGGGAAAAACTCGCAAATATAATGCAATCTTGTGTATTGGAGCTGTG ATAAGAGGTGATACCACGCATTATGATGCTGTGGCGAATTCAGCTGCATCTGGAGTTATGACAGCTGGTCTAAATTCAG GTGTTCCTTGCATATTTGGTGTTTTGACATGTGAAAACATGGATCAG GCTCTAAACCGCGCTGGAGGTAAATCAGGGAATAAAGGATCAGAAACCGCTCTTACAGCT ATTGAGATGGCATCTTTGTTTGAGCACCATCTAAAGCCTTAA
- the LOC124911732 gene encoding uncharacterized protein LOC124911732: MASSDEPEIVGRGFLDKKEEEEKGGFIEKVKDFIHDIGEKIEETIGFGKPTADVSGIHIPHIDLHRADIVVDILIKNPNPVPIPLIDISYLIDSDGRKLVSGLIPDAGTIHAHGSETVKIPVSIIYDDIKSTYADIKPGSIIPYKVRVELIVDVPIFGRLTLPLEKTGKIPIPYKPDIDLEKIQFKRFSFEETTAILHLKLENKNEFDLGLKELDYEVWLSDVSIGGAELAQSTQIDKNGISYIDIPITFRPKDFGSALWDMIRGRGTGYTMKGNINVDTPFGEMKLPISKVGGTTRLKKNKEDGGDDDDDDDEE; encoded by the exons ATGGCATCATCAGATGAACCAGAGATAGTTGGAAGGGGTTTTCTTgacaaaaaagaagaagaagagaaaggcGGATTCATTGAAAAGGTTAAGGATTTTATTCATGATATAGGTGAAAAGATAGAGGAAACAATTGGATTTGGAAAACCAACTGCTGATGTTTCTGGCATTCACATTCCACATATCGATCTTCACAGAGCAGATATAGTTGTGGATATTCTTATAAAGAATCCAAACCCTGTTCCGATTCCTCTCATCGATATAAGTTACTTGATTGATAGCGATGGAAGGAAATTAGTTTCTGGATTGATCCCAGATGCAGGCACAATTCATGCACATGGTTCTGAAACAGTTAAGATACCAGTTAGCATTATATATGATGATATCAAGAGCACTTATGCTGACATTAAGCCTGGGAGTATCATTCCTTACAAAGTTAGAGTGGAACTCATAGTGGATGTGCCTATTTTCGGGAGGTTAACTTTGCCACTTGAGAAAACAGGGAAGATCCCTATTCCTTATAAGCCTGATATTGATCTCGAGAAAATACAATTCAAGAGATTCTCTTTTGAAGAAACAACTGCTATTCTTCATCTCAAGCTGGAAAATAAGaatgagtttgatttaggtttgaaaGAATTGGACTATGAGGTTTGGTTGTCGGATGTTAGCATTGGAGGTGCTGAACTTGCACAATCTACCCAAATCGATAAGAATGGTATCAGTTATATTGATATTCCAATCACCTTTAGGCCTAAAGACTTTGGCTCTGCTCTTTGGGACATGATCAGAGGAAGAGGCACTGGATACACCATGAAAGGGAACATCAATGTCGATACTCCCTTTGGTGAGATGAAGTTGCCCATTAGCAAAGTGGGTGGTACCACCCGCCTTAAGAAGAACAAAGAAGATGGaggtgatgatgatgacgacgatgatgaG GAGTAA